A window of the Dryobates pubescens isolate bDryPub1 chromosome 36, bDryPub1.pri, whole genome shotgun sequence genome harbors these coding sequences:
- the ITGA2B gene encoding integrin alpha-IIb has product MEAAAALLRGLLLLGGLCSPLTLGLLQDPPTVYEGPPDSYFGFALDFHMTGDRPSVVVGAPRANTSQPGVLQPGAVFLCLWPPGDAPCQLLPIDTTGNETEVQGSLELHTYKSYQWLGASVTSWDGKLVACAPLQHWNAMEGQQEAFRTPTGSCFVGARGLQRLAWYSPCRDRLMANSYPLSGYTYDRRYCEIGFSAAVSPDGTLVLGAPGGYFFKGLLYLVEVDAILDRFHGRSLLWPERPGRPTQILLSTDYSDAYRGYSVAVGEFDGDPQTKEFVVGTPNKSNTRGEVEIFSMGMNLRRLWGIPSEQVASYFGHTVAVADVNGDGHHDVLVGAPLYMAWHPSGQRSELGRLYLYLGGQQQLLPQPHQTLTGTHPYGRFAAAIASLGDLDKDGYEDVAVGAPQGGEGGSGQVFIYRGQSEGLQLEPTQRLDSPFPGPAAFGFALRGATDLDGNGYPDLLVGAYGADRVAVYRGLPVVVARTRLSVPDGLNPRTLACDLPASGARVSCFPVVLCVSVKGQRLPQSVTLSAELQLDRLKPKLSRRVLLLQSHQPTWHGELALTPGAPPVCHNLTAYLREEAEFKDKLSPVALSLRLALPEGPEGLVLYGDTLVQAQTHLILEDCGEDNLCVPDLRLAAHTPSRRLLIGAEAALHLRARASNEGEGAFETELWLQLPPGTYYQAARSSIPGQEKLNCNPKRENGTHVVLCELGNPMKAGAQITVDMELSVSGLEAAGDAITFQLQLRSKNSPSSTNTSVTVTVPVEAEAVMELRGNSLPATTVLPMSWQRVEGSRRLEDHGIKVEHVYQLHNRGPSTVSGISLRLAVPSRLGGRILLYLLELGTEGGINCTNPPDLNPEELELPRPTGTAPHKGAPERERREAEELPCASLEQLIPVDCSNATCVSISCWVPSLARDQRALVSVQALLWMDTLQQREHLLKQFCIRSQAWFNSSAMPYRVQPRLLPAGEAWIATEVVRASPGGEGAVPVWWVVLGVLAGLLLLTLLILLMWKMGFFKRTLPPSEEDTQELVPGQSQEPGGAQG; this is encoded by the exons atggaggctgctgctgccctgctccgggGCCTGCTGCTCCTCggggggctctgctcccccctcaCCCTGGGGCTCCTCCAGGACCCCCCCACCGTGTACGAGGGACCCCCCGACAGCTACTTCGGCTTCGCTCTGGATTTCCACATGACTGGGGACAG GCCCAGCGTGGTGGTGGGGGCACCCCGTGCCAACACCTCCCAGCCCGGCGTGCTTCAGCCTGGTGCTGtcttcctctgcctctggcCTCCCGGGGAcgccccctgccagctcctgcccatcGACACTACAG GGAACGAGACCGAGgtgcagggcagcctggagctCCACACCTACAAGTCCTACCAGTGGCTGGGCGCCTCCGTCACCAGCTGGGACGGCAAACTGGTG GCCTGCGCCCCGCTGCAGCACTGGAACGCCatggaagggcagcaggaggctttcCGCACCCCCACGGGCAGCTGCTTCGTGGGCGCCCGCGGGCTGCAGCGCCTGGCCTGGTACTCGCCCTGCCGGGACCGGCTGATGGCCAACAGCTACCCCTTGAGCGGCTACA CCTACGACCGGCGCTACTGCGAGATCGGCTTCAGCGCCGCCGTCAGCCCG GATGGCACTCTGGTTCTGGGTGCCCCTGGCGGGTACTTCTTCAAGG ggctcctgTACCTGGTGGAGGTGGATGCCATCCTTGACCGCTTCCATGGCCGCTCCCTGCTGTGGCCGGAGCGCCCAGGCCGCCCCACGCAGATCCTGCTCTCCACGGACTACAGCGATGCCTACCGGG GGTACTCGGTGGCCGTGGGCGAGTTCGACGGCGACCCCCAAACCAAAG AGTTCGTGGTGGGGACCCCCAACAAGAGCAACACGAGGGGTGAG gtggAGATCTTCAGCATGGGGATGAATCTGCGCCGGCTGTGGGGCATCCCCAGCGAGCAG GTGGCATCATACTTTGGGCACACAGTGGCTGTGGCTGACGTCAACGGGGATgg GCACCACGACGTGCTGGTGGGTGCCCCCCTGTACATGGCCTGGCACCCCAGCGGGCAGCGCAGCGAGCTGGGACGCCTCTACCTGTAcctgggtgggcagcagcagctcctcccccagccccaccagacCCTGACTGGCACCCACCCCTACGGGCGCTTCGCCGCCGCCATCGCCAGCCTCGGGGACCTGGACAAGGACGGCTATGAGG ACGTGGCCGTGGGTGCCCCGCAGGGGGGCGAGGGTGGCAGCGGGCAGGTCTTCATCTACCGCGGGCAGAgcgaggggctgcagctggagcccacCCAGCGCCTCGACAGTCCCttccccggccccgccgccttCGGCTTCGCCCTGCGCGGCGCCACCGACCTGGATGGCAACGGCTACCCAG ATCTGCTGGTGGGGGCTTACGGGGCGGACCGGGTGGCCGTGTACCG GGGACTGCCGGTAGTGGTGGCCCGGACCCGGCTGAGCGTCCCCGACGGGCTGAACCCCAGGACTCTGGCGTGCGACCTGCCCGCTTCTGGTGCCCGCGTCAGCTG CTTCCCCGTGGTGCTGTGTGTCAGCGTGAAGGGCCAGCGCCTCCCCCAGAGCGTCA ccctcagcgctgagctgcagctggaccGTCTGAAGCCCAAACTGTCCCGgagggtcctgctgctgcagagccaccaaCCGACCTGGCACGGGGAGCTGGCACTGACCCCGGGGGCACCCCCCGTGTGCCACAACCTCACTGCCTACCTGCGG gaggaggctgagttCAAGGACAAGCTGAGCCCTGTGGCTCTGAGCCTGCGGCTGGCACTGCCCGAGGGGCCCGAGGGGCTGGTGCTCTACGGGGACACCTTGGTGCAGGCACAG ACCCACCTCATACTGGAGGACTGTGGTGAGGACAACCTCTGCGTGCCCGACCTCCGCCTGGCAGCCCACAC ccccagcagacgCCTGCTGATCGGGGCCGAGGCTGCCCTGCACCTGCGAGCCAGAGCCAGCAACGAGGGCGAAGGAGCCTTCGAGACcgagctgtggctgcagctgccccctggcaccTACTACCAGGCAGCCCGCAGCAGCATCCCG gggcaggagaagctgaaCTGCAACCCCAAGAGGGAGAACGGGACCCACGTGGTGCTCTGCGAGCTGGGCAACCCCATGAAAGCAGGTGCCCAG atcACCGTGGACATGGAGCTGAGCGTGTCCGGGCTGGAGGCCGCGGGCGATGCCATCAccttccagctccagctgcgCAG caagaacagccccagctccaccaACACCTCGGTGACAGTGACGGTGCCCGTGGAGGCAGAGGCGGTGATGGAGCTGCGAGG CAACTCCCTGCCTGCCACCACGGTGCTGCccatgagctggcagagggtggAGGGCAGCCGGCGGCTCGAGGACCATGGCATCAAGGTGGAGCACGTCTACCAG CTGCACAACAGAGGTCCCAGCACCGTCAGCGGCATCAGCCTGCGCCTCGCTGTCCCCAGCCGGCTGGGGGGCCGCATCCTGCTctacctgctggagctgggcaccgaGGGGGGCATAAACTGCACCAACCCGCCCGACCTCAACCCTGAGGAG CTGGAGCTCCCCCGGCCCACGGGCACAGCACCCCACAAGGGCGCCCCCGAGCGGGAGcgcagggaggcagaggagctgccgtgtgccagcctggagcagctcatcccCGTG GACTGCAGCAATGCCACCTGCGTCAGCATCTCCTGCTgggtgcccagcctggccagggaccAGCGGGCACTGGTGAGCGtccaggccctgctctggatggacaccctgcagcag AGGGAGCACCTCCTGAAGCAGTTCTGCATCCGGTCCCAAGCTTGGTTCAACTCCTCGGCCATGCCCTACCGCGTCCAGCCCCGGCTGCTGCCCGCCGGGG